One stretch of Pradoshia sp. D12 DNA includes these proteins:
- a CDS encoding SDR family oxidoreductase: MKLEGKVAVVTGAASGMGKAIAELYAKEGAKVLVTDLNLEGAENVVEGITNNGGTAKALQVNVAKLEDIEGMIDTAVSEFGTLDILVNNAGIMDGFEPVADIQDERWDLIFDVNTKGVMRSMRKVVPLFQEKGQGIIINIASTGGLNGAHAGAAYGASKHAVVGLTKNTAFMYAKEGIRCNAIAPGAVETNISASMGKVNEFGMGRSRLAQAAIPKVGQPEEIAAAALFLASEDSSFVNGTVLVVDGGWTSAF, encoded by the coding sequence ATGAAATTAGAGGGAAAAGTAGCGGTTGTAACAGGTGCAGCATCCGGAATGGGGAAAGCGATTGCAGAGCTTTATGCAAAAGAAGGAGCTAAAGTCCTTGTAACAGATCTTAACCTTGAGGGTGCCGAAAATGTAGTCGAAGGGATTACAAACAATGGTGGTACAGCGAAAGCATTGCAAGTGAACGTTGCAAAGCTTGAAGATATCGAGGGAATGATTGATACAGCTGTTAGTGAATTTGGTACATTAGATATACTTGTTAACAATGCAGGCATTATGGATGGTTTCGAACCTGTTGCGGATATACAAGATGAAAGATGGGATTTAATTTTTGATGTAAATACAAAAGGTGTTATGCGTTCCATGCGTAAGGTCGTTCCATTATTCCAGGAAAAAGGCCAAGGCATAATTATAAATATTGCTTCTACTGGTGGATTAAACGGTGCTCATGCAGGTGCAGCCTATGGTGCTTCCAAGCATGCGGTGGTTGGTCTTACTAAGAACACAGCCTTTATGTATGCAAAAGAAGGCATTCGCTGTAATGCAATCGCACCAGGTGCGGTTGAGACCAATATTTCTGCATCGATGGGAAAAGTTAATGAATTTGGAATGGGACGTTCTAGATTAGCACAAGCTGCGATTCCTAAAGTGGGACAGCCGGAAGAAATTGCAGCAGCTGCCTTATTCCTTGCTTCTGAGGATTCCAGCTTTGTAAATGGTACAGTTTTAGTAGTTGATGGTGGTTGGACTTCAGCATTCTAA